In the Candidatus Buchananbacteria bacterium CG10_big_fil_rev_8_21_14_0_10_42_9 genome, one interval contains:
- the lgt gene encoding prolipoprotein diacylglyceryl transferase: MFHFLHTHLPDPIAFTIGPIAIHWYGMLIVVAIFIGLLLTAKIGSRYGISKDQVYDLGFWAIIFAIVGARVYFMFLELPYFLANPLDAIKVWQGGLAIHGAIIGGLLAVYFYLFRDPRNKFDNHSLSDDGEGRGEVAENDTGHKRSRKFSIRNLTLTLSHRERVSMGNRVSIWLWLDAVAPALALGQAIGRWGNYFNQELFGRPTNLPWGIPIAEFNRPVQFFNEQFFHPTFLYESVLNLIIFVVLIILHIRRIRARHSRAGGNPEIPDQTRDDRQAGSIFLIYLILYSLVRIFTETLRLDETITIVGIRLPQIVSGLIILASVYLLVKKSKLTSQNN, encoded by the coding sequence ATGTTTCATTTCTTACACACTCACCTACCAGACCCTATTGCTTTTACGATTGGCCCCATAGCAATTCATTGGTACGGGATGTTAATTGTCGTAGCAATTTTTATTGGCTTATTGTTAACTGCTAAAATCGGTTCCCGTTATGGTATTAGCAAAGACCAGGTTTATGATTTAGGTTTCTGGGCAATAATTTTTGCCATTGTAGGCGCCCGTGTATATTTTATGTTTTTAGAATTACCTTACTTTTTAGCAAACCCCCTGGACGCTATTAAAGTATGGCAAGGCGGGCTGGCTATACACGGTGCGATTATCGGCGGCCTTTTGGCGGTTTATTTTTATCTGTTTCGTGATCCCCGAAATAAATTTGATAATCACTCCCTCTCCGATGACGGAGAGGGTAGGGGTGAGGTAGCGGAGAATGATACCGGGCATAAACGAAGTCGCAAGTTTTCGATTCGTAACCTCACCCTAACCCTCTCCCACAGGGAGAGGGTATCTATGGGCAATAGAGTTTCAATTTGGCTTTGGCTGGATGCGGTTGCGCCGGCCTTGGCTTTGGGCCAAGCGATCGGGCGGTGGGGGAATTATTTTAATCAGGAATTATTTGGCCGGCCAACCAATTTACCTTGGGGCATTCCAATTGCCGAATTTAACCGGCCAGTGCAATTTTTTAATGAACAGTTTTTTCATCCGACGTTTTTGTACGAATCGGTTTTAAATTTAATTATTTTTGTTGTGCTTATTATCTTGCACATTAGAAGAATAAGAGCACGTCATTCCCGCGCCGGCGGGAATCCAGAGATCCCGGATCAAACCCGGGATGACCGGCAGGCAGGCTCAATATTTTTAATTTATCTAATTTTGTATTCGCTAGTTAGAATTTTTACTGAAACATTGAGGCTAGATGAAACTATAACTATTGTAGGAATCCGCCTACCGCAAATTGTCAGCGGCTTGATAATTTTAGCCAGTGTTTATTTGCTAGTTAAAAAATCCAAATTGACCAGCCAAAATAACTAG
- a CDS encoding transcriptional regulator: MKFSTKAEYGIRALIALAKQGDKEPYSLPQIAREQKIPRAYLEHLFARLKRAGLITSTKGARGGYSLKVKPQDLTLYQVVAVLEDNFSPYFCTGSEDAACPEQKG, from the coding sequence ATGAAATTTTCGACCAAAGCTGAATATGGTATTCGCGCTTTAATTGCCTTGGCCAAGCAAGGCGATAAGGAGCCTTATTCACTGCCTCAGATTGCCCGGGAACAAAAAATTCCGCGGGCTTATTTAGAACACTTATTTGCTCGGCTCAAAAGAGCCGGGTTGATTACTAGCACCAAAGGCGCGCGCGGTGGTTATAGTTTGAAAGTCAAACCGCAAGATTTAACCCTGTATCAGGTTGTGGCGGTTTTGGAGGATAATTTCTCGCCTTACTTTTGTACCGGCAGTGAAGATGCCGCTTGTCCCGAACAAAAAGGAT
- the pyk gene encoding pyruvate kinase: protein MKRTKIVCTIGPASETQATIERLISAGMNVARLNFSHNVHSHHAMLIKNIRAASKKKGVPVAILQDLQGPRIRIGKLPEDGIELKKGNTITLTPKAGKLSDNIIPIQLPSLYKYVKAGHSILIDDALLQLKVTGVSKPNIKARVVVGGILKSNKGMNFPNSSIKVPAVTTKDKRDLVFGIKQNVDFVALSFVSKAEEIVALRKQIVALEKKFGWERKNNQVKAGQGERAPLYTRIIAKIERKEALQNFDEILAVADGIMIARGDLGIELPIQDLPLFQKRFIQKCNKAGKPVIVATQMLDSMIQRPVPTRAEVSDIANAILDGTDAIMLSGETATGKYPLKAVQVMNKVAQHTEPAEIKLVSEPAKRSGQGPSITESTTLAAETIAEMSGAKVIVCSTAAGFAVRSVIRNKPRFPVVAVTAFEKTQRQLSLSWGVSAFVTPPYKKLSELISYVNTLLKEHKLAKSGDRIVICSSHPYGYIGHANLIKIETVK, encoded by the coding sequence ATGAAGCGAACCAAGATAGTTTGTACGATTGGCCCGGCTTCTGAAACTCAAGCTACAATTGAACGTTTAATTTCAGCCGGCATGAATGTGGCCAGGCTGAATTTTTCGCATAATGTGCATAGCCATCACGCGATGTTAATTAAAAATATTCGCGCAGCTAGTAAAAAGAAAGGCGTACCCGTTGCCATTTTGCAAGATTTGCAGGGGCCGCGAATTAGAATCGGTAAATTGCCTGAAGATGGTATTGAACTTAAAAAAGGTAATACCATCACCTTAACACCGAAGGCAGGGAAATTGTCCGACAACATTATTCCAATTCAATTACCGAGCTTGTATAAATATGTCAAAGCCGGGCATTCAATTTTAATTGATGATGCATTGCTGCAACTGAAAGTAACTGGTGTATCCAAACCAAATATTAAAGCCCGGGTAGTGGTGGGCGGTATTTTAAAATCAAATAAGGGCATGAATTTTCCGAATTCTTCTATTAAGGTCCCGGCTGTCACTACTAAAGATAAAAGAGATTTGGTTTTTGGGATTAAACAAAATGTAGATTTTGTAGCGCTATCATTTGTGTCGAAGGCGGAAGAAATTGTGGCGTTACGAAAACAAATTGTAGCGTTAGAAAAGAAGTTTGGCTGGGAGAGAAAAAATAACCAAGTTAAAGCCGGCCAAGGTGAACGCGCCCCGCTTTACACTCGGATTATCGCTAAAATTGAACGCAAAGAGGCGCTCCAAAATTTTGATGAGATTTTGGCGGTGGCTGATGGGATTATGATTGCCCGAGGCGATTTAGGAATTGAGCTGCCAATTCAAGATTTGCCCTTATTTCAAAAACGGTTTATTCAAAAATGCAATAAGGCCGGTAAGCCAGTCATTGTCGCCACACAGATGTTAGATTCAATGATTCAGCGCCCGGTGCCAACCCGGGCGGAAGTGTCAGATATTGCTAATGCGATTTTAGACGGTACGGATGCGATTATGTTGTCCGGTGAAACAGCGACTGGGAAATATCCTTTAAAGGCGGTTCAAGTGATGAATAAAGTTGCTCAGCATACTGAACCGGCTGAAATTAAATTAGTCAGCGAACCGGCGAAACGTTCGGGCCAAGGGCCTTCAATTACTGAATCTACAACGCTTGCCGCCGAAACCATTGCCGAGATGTCGGGCGCTAAGGTAATAGTTTGTTCCACGGCTGCCGGCTTTGCGGTGCGGTCGGTAATTCGCAATAAACCAAGATTTCCGGTCGTGGCGGTTACCGCTTTTGAAAAAACCCAGCGCCAGCTAAGTTTAAGTTGGGGGGTATCTGCATTCGTGACTCCGCCGTATAAAAAATTAAGCGAATTGATCTCTTACGTTAATACTTTGTTAAAAGAGCATAAGTTGGCTAAATCGGGGGACCGTATAGTGATTTGTTCTAGTCATCCGTATGGCTATATTGGCCATGCTAATTTGATAAAAATAGAGACTGTAAAATAG
- a CDS encoding peroxiredoxin — translation MLKLESQAPTFSLTDKNGASHSLKDYAGKILVLYFYPKDNTPGCTLQAQNYTRHQKQFAAKGIAVVGISGGDQKSKQKFVDKCKLRITLLSDPDFKVSLKYKVYGPKKFMGREYMGIKRTTYIIGKKGIIKAVVEKAKPQTDPQDVLQKIKELNLA, via the coding sequence ATGTTAAAGCTAGAATCCCAAGCGCCAACCTTTTCATTAACTGATAAAAACGGGGCAAGCCATTCGTTAAAAGATTACGCCGGCAAAATTTTAGTTTTGTATTTTTACCCTAAAGATAATACCCCTGGCTGTACTCTCCAGGCCCAAAACTACACCCGACACCAAAAACAATTTGCCGCAAAAGGTATTGCCGTTGTCGGAATTTCAGGCGGCGATCAAAAATCAAAACAAAAGTTTGTCGATAAATGCAAGTTGAGAATTACTTTGTTATCTGATCCTGATTTTAAAGTTAGCCTTAAATACAAAGTCTACGGCCCAAAAAAATTTATGGGACGTGAATACATGGGCATAAAAAGGACCACTTATATCATTGGCAAAAAAGGCATTATTAAGGCAGTTGTGGAAAAAGCCAAACCGCAAACTGACCCTCAAGACGTGCTCCAAAAAATTAAAGAGCTTAACTTAGCTTAG